GTCTTGCGTACGTCTTCGGCGCGCAGCATGAGCGCGGGGCGTTCGATGAACGCGCGCGTGCCACGGGCACCGCGCGCCGCCGCCGATTCTGTCGATGATGAAGTGAAAGTCATGTCGATCATCCTAGACCGGCAGCACGGATGCCACCAGCGTCTGCGTATAGGGATGTTGCGGGTCGTCCAGCACCTGGTCGGTCAGGCCCGATTCGACCACCGTGCCGCCTTGCATCACCATCAAGCGATGCGCGAGCAGGCGCGCCACGCCGATGTCGTGCGTGACGATCAGCACCGAAAGATGCAGTGTGCCCGTGAGCGTGCGCAGCAGGTCGAGCAGGCGCGCTTGCACGGACACGTCGAGACCCGCCGTGGGTTCGTCCATGAAGACGAGGCGCGGCCCGGTGACGAGATTGCGCGCGATTTGCAAGCGCTGCTGCATGCCGCCCGAAAACGCCGAGGGCAATTCGTCGATGCGCTGGGCGTCCAGCTCCACGCGCTGCATCCATTGCTGTGCCGTGTTGCGGATCTGCCCATAGTGGCGCGCGCCCACGGCCATCAACGGCTCGCCGATATTGGCGCCCGCGGA
The nucleotide sequence above comes from Paraburkholderia flagellata. Encoded proteins:
- the phnK gene encoding phosphonate C-P lyase system protein PhnK, whose translation is MTPLLSARSLTKQYGGRNGCRDVSFDLYPGEVLCIVGESGSGKTTLLNTLALRTESDSGTLRYTNANGETLDLRTLSEPRRRLLARTEWGFVQQNPRDGLRAGVSAGANIGEPLMAVGARHYGQIRNTAQQWMQRVELDAQRIDELPSAFSGGMQQRLQIARNLVTGPRLVFMDEPTAGLDVSVQARLLDLLRTLTGTLHLSVLIVTHDIGVARLLAHRLMVMQGGTVVESGLTDQVLDDPQHPYTQTLVASVLPV